The window AGGGCTGTGGATTACAACCTTTGCTGAGTGAAACGCCTTTGCGTACGTTTATAGTCTATTTCATTTTAAGTCTTTGCGAAAAATGTGTTAAGAATAAAGAAATTAATTTCCTAAACTCACAGAGGTATTGAAGTCTTCAAGAACTTCCATCTTCTAGCATCCTGCTCCCTTTCCTTTCTTCCCACCTCCAGCTTCCTCACATAATATTTCTCACTGCTATTCTCACTGGATGATAAAGTAGTAATAGGAGAGCGGTGATAAAAGCCAGCCAGAATAAACCTGTGAATATTTCCATATTGGAAAGCAGAATAGATTGAGCAGTTATCTTTGCTTTAAAGGCTCCTGCAGTCATAGATAAAGACTCATTAACCGGAAGTTTTGAGATATTGGCTCCGAAAATCTGATTCCACTGACTGTAGAAGACCGGATTGGTATCGGTAAGATTGAAGCTTAAGACATCCGAATGCTTTAACGTTAAAAACAACATTCCGTTTTGCATTAAGGCATATCCAATGGCAGTGGCCCAGAAACGGGTAGTGGTTCCCATGGCACTGGCATTAGCCACATATTGTTCCGGCATTCCTGAAATGAGAAAGAATACTAAAGGAGTAAATAATAAACCCTGAGCCACTCCCTGAAGAAAGAGAGGCGGGCAGATGGTGGTAAGTGTAGTATCCGGATAAAAAGTATAGGTAAACCATGCACTGTCTATGGCCAGTAAAAGAAAGCCTGCAAAAAAGATAATCCTGGAAGAAACACCACGAACCAGACAAACTCCAGATAAAAAGACTCCGATAAGTGTCCCGGCCACATTCCAATATTGAATGTTGACAATATAATCCCATGGCCATTTCCATACCGTTGCCATTATACTGTATACATTATTTAGCCCTGAGCGGATAAGATAGAAGATGAAAAAGAGGATCATTCCCACCATCACATTTTTAGAACTGAAAATTTCAAAATGGAATAAAGGCCGTTTTGAATTCCTTTGTTTCAGCATAAATAAACCTCCTGAAATGAGAAATATAAACAAACAAAGAATAATAGAATCAGACTCAAACCACATAAGTCTTTTTCCATACACGATAGCATAGGCTCCCGATTGAAGACAAACCCAAAGCAAAAACCAACTTGGAATATCCATTTGGTATAATGGTTTTTTAGGAAAGAAACGATTTTTATTGAAAATGACAAAGCCCAAAATCAAGACAAAAACGTGGAAATAAGCCATCATTAAAATCATATGCCGGTAATCATAATCCTGAATGCTTGATTTAAGTAAAGTTGTTGTCACGGTTCCTCCTGTCAGCATAAGTGCATACATAAAAAGGTAGGCAATCACTTTAGCATGTTTTGTTTTTAATTCAGCTATAATTAATGGCAAAAAAATAGCACCTTCCAGTAATCCAAAGAATCCCTCTAAAAAACGGATCACCAGGATCACATGATAATCATTGGTGACAGATAAAATATAAAGAAGAATTACAGAAACGGAAGACATCAGCAGTACATAATACTTCACACTAAAATAAGACATGAACCTCTGTAAAACCAAAAGTGTGACTACAAAAGTTCCATACATCAGCATCATTAAATATTGGATGTCATCTGAGTCCACATCCATAAAAGAAGAGGTAAAAGCACTATTGGAATGCAATAATGACAACAGCATAATGTGTGGAAATAAGGCCAGGATGAGAAGAGGCAATTTCAACCATTGCGGTAACCATTTATGATAAACTGTATTGTGTTGCATAATTGTTTGGAAAGCTAATGAAAACCTTGAGTTTACTGTTTAGCTGTTTATGGTAATAAAATGCGAAAAGACAAAAAGGCAAAGGGGTAAAGTAAAAGGTAAAATGACAAATATGCTTAAAGAAAAAATTAACAGATCTGTACGTTGCGGTCTTGCCTTTTCGCAGAAAAATAATTTTAATTTAAAGATTTGAAAATGATTATAAAACCAGGTATTTTTATACTCTAATACTCTAATACTCTAATACTCTAATACTCTAATACTCTAATACTCTAATACTCTAATACTCTAATACTCTAATACTCTATACTCTCAAACTAAATCTTCTTTGCACTCACCAGAACATTCATTCCGGAAAGCAGCTTTTCATTGTCTTTGTTATGATCTAATATAATTTTTACTGGAAATCTCTGCTCTATTTTTACAAAGTTTCCTGTAGCATTATCTGGTTTTATCAAAGAAAATTGAGAGCCTGATGCAGGAGAAACAGAAAGAATTTTTCCTTTGAATTCAACATCAGGGTAAGCATCTGCGGTGATGATGACTTCTTTGGTCTGATCGATCTGCCCGAGTTGGGTTTCCTTATAATTGGCAATAATCCATTTTTCTTTGCTTACGATTTGTACCAATGCTTGCCCTTCTTTAATCAGTTGTCCTTCCTGGATCGTTTTTTTTCCTACCCAGCCGTCATAAGGGGCTTTAATTACAGTGTATGAAAGGAATAATTTTGCATTATTCAGATTGGCCGAACTTTGCTGAATCTGGCTCTTTGCCGGAGCCACTTTAGTCTGTTGTTCATTGGCACCTGCTCTCACTGCATTTTTCTGCTGTTCCAGGGCTAAAAGATTAGCTTTTGATTGTTCATAGGAGGCTTTTACGTTTTCAAAATCCTGTTCTGTGGCGGCATCTTCAGCTAACAGGTTTTTATACCTTTTGTAATCCTGTTCTGTTCTCCAGATATCAATTTTGGCAGAAGCAATTTTAGCATCAATGATTTTCGTATCACTTGCTTTGGTATGTACTGAACTTTCAATTGTGGTGATATTTTCAGTAGTTGTATTAAGATTCGCTTCAGCCATATGCACCTGATTCACAAATTCCCTGTTATCA of the Chryseobacterium capnotolerans genome contains:
- a CDS encoding MFS transporter; translated protein: MQHNTVYHKWLPQWLKLPLLILALFPHIMLLSLLHSNSAFTSSFMDVDSDDIQYLMMLMYGTFVVTLLVLQRFMSYFSVKYYVLLMSSVSVILLYILSVTNDYHVILVIRFLEGFFGLLEGAIFLPLIIAELKTKHAKVIAYLFMYALMLTGGTVTTTLLKSSIQDYDYRHMILMMAYFHVFVLILGFVIFNKNRFFPKKPLYQMDIPSWFLLWVCLQSGAYAIVYGKRLMWFESDSIILCLFIFLISGGLFMLKQRNSKRPLFHFEIFSSKNVMVGMILFFIFYLIRSGLNNVYSIMATVWKWPWDYIVNIQYWNVAGTLIGVFLSGVCLVRGVSSRIIFFAGFLLLAIDSAWFTYTFYPDTTLTTICPPLFLQGVAQGLLFTPLVFFLISGMPEQYVANASAMGTTTRFWATAIGYALMQNGMLFLTLKHSDVLSFNLTDTNPVFYSQWNQIFGANISKLPVNESLSMTAGAFKAKITAQSILLSNMEIFTGLFWLAFITALLLLLYHPVRIAVRNIM
- a CDS encoding HlyD family secretion protein is translated as MAQKQLTQKEKRINKTITLLAWILIISGVTGMVSFYLFSRKNVTTNDAQIEQYITPVSSKVSGFIKTIKFNENQFVHQGDTLIVIDNREFVNQVHMAEANLNTTTENITTIESSVHTKASDTKIIDAKIASAKIDIWRTEQDYKRYKNLLAEDAATEQDFENVKASYEQSKANLLALEQQKNAVRAGANEQQTKVAPAKSQIQQSSANLNNAKLFLSYTVIKAPYDGWVGKKTIQEGQLIKEGQALVQIVSKEKWIIANYKETQLGQIDQTKEVIITADAYPDVEFKGKILSVSPASGSQFSLIKPDNATGNFVKIEQRFPVKIILDHNKDNEKLLSGMNVLVSAKKI